Part of the Prunus dulcis chromosome 8, ALMONDv2, whole genome shotgun sequence genome is shown below.
aaattgggTACATTTTCAAGCATGGGGATGAGAATTTCGTGGAGGGGCTCGTTCTTCTCAGCGGCGTCGTTTAGGTACGTGTGCAAGAACCGCAGGGAGTCATCGAGAGAAGCTGAAATGGAGATGTGACCGATTGAGTTGAGGGGGTGAGGGGAGAGTCGAGAAATGGAGTCGTTTAGCTTTCTGGGGCGAGCGGAGAGCAGAGCGGTCATTGCTCTACCAAGGGTCACTGACATCATTGCCTGTGAAGAGGATTCTGATGGCTCCGATAAGTCTGATTTCGATAGCAACTGTTGGGTTTGTTCCATTTAGATTGAGAATTTGAGAACGAAATTAGGTCTTGTAGCTTTAGCTATGGCGGAACTGTTCTAAAACCTCACTTGGGTGGGGGTTTAAGAGAGCCACCGAGAGTTCACAACTTACAACGGCCATGTTGAACCGCCCGTTTTGACCCGAGTACAAATTCGGATCCAATCTGATCCAATTCACGTTTTAATCCTGGTCAAAATTTGGATCCAAGCCCATTAGTTGATAATTCTTTAACAATTCATATAACATCCATCCCATTAGTTGTGTTAAATCACAGCTTCATTATTTTTGCTAGTAGGTGAAATTAAATCAGTCAAAGAGTAGTTCACGCAAACTAGGgctgggcacggttcggtttggaccggttttggGGAAAAAATGGAACCTGATCCGATAGTGCAaaccggttcggtttggaccggttctGCTCAACATCCATACAGAAatccgaaccaaaccggaccTGTCGAGTTCCGGTTCGGTTCCTGCGGTTccggttttttattttattttatataatttaaattttaacaaatctgcccaaaatgtatttatatacTAACATACCCCAAATTTGAGGTTCCATCAAGCTTTCAACAcatcaaaatgaatccaacttcaacaaaaatacaatccaaattcaaatgaatccaacttcaacaaaaatcatcaaaatgaatccaacttcaacaaaaatacaatccaaattcaatccaacttcaacatataaattacaacccaaattaaatcaaacttcaacaaaataagttccaaaataaattactagcCAAATACAACCCAAATTCAACCAAATATACATTACAACCCAAATTAAATTCCTCCTAACATTGAAAAGTAGTTGGAGCTATGGTGCTAGGTGTGGATGAACTCATAATATctacataaaaaaacataaacacatTAAAACATTAGTCCAACatacatattatataataCATTAATAAAGCACatataaaattacaaagacATACCTAATTCAATCGATTCATAGAACTCCATCTCTTGAATTGTTGGCTCATATTGTAAAGAGGATATGTCATCCGACCTTAACCAATTTTGAGAGCAAATTAAGGCCTCCACAATCTTAGGAGTCAAAGAATTTTGCGAGTgattctacttttttttttttcctttgttgcAAGATTAAAAACAATTAGGTGGGAGCATAAATTTGCCCCTTGAGTTAAGTATTTCGATATCTCCCAATTAAAGTGAAAAAACCAAATCCCAAACTGATACGATTTCATAAGAGAAAAGGAGAGCAAAGACTTACAGCTTCAATGTCAATTTTGTAAACCCAAAGCTTCCTTCTTTCTCTGCAACTTGTTCTATATGCCACAACAATATGCCCAACAGCCAAAACCATTGAGCAGAAGCACCAAACACATACTCTGCTCTTACATACTCTGCAATATGCCCAACAATATGCAGAATATCAACACAATGCCTTACGAAGTTCAATTTAGTTCTTAGCTTTTAAAACTTAAGATCTTGCATTTGTTGATGTCTATTAACTGCAAACATTTGGAGTAAGAcaacaaacccagaaaagcaaataaataaataactttgCATCAACAATGAACCCCTATACATGAACTACAAAATCAATAAGCAGACCATCAATGGTTCCAAAATAGTTGAGTAAGAACTGAAAATGCATCTAGGATCCATTGTAATTTTTGCTTAATTAGCaaaccaaaaaattgaaagcaaCATACAATACAAAGCACAACTTCAAATTTATATTGGCTTCTAACTATAACAGGATCCGAATTGAGACAACAGTTGTAGAAAGGTTTAACATTTTATCTCTGTTCTCTCCCTACATCATTCCAGCAATAGACAAAGCAGCAAAtagtataaataaattaaaagaaaatcaatttaaCGTAATCAAGATTATTAAAATCATACCAATAAGGCCATATCAAATTTGCATCTCTTATATTGTTtttacttcttcttttatttgcAGAGGCACTGCGTGAGTTTGTGAACTGAGCTGGGAGGTAGACGGAGGCAGGAAAAATGGATGCAGATGCTAAGGACGAAGGTTACAAACTTCCACCAgattttcaagaaaatactaaagaAGCACTTGTCGATTTCACTGTGACCGACTCCACAGAGCTTTGGCTCATTGATTTGCCTAAAGATCAAgtatgtttctttttgggtgGGGGGCTCTTTTCTAATACTTTGTATCAATGCCAGTTTATAAGTTTTCAGTACAAAGAGAGACGAAAAATCTGCAAGCTTTAATAATCTGTCCAAGTCATTACAGTGTTGTGCTTTTCTCGCTTGAGAGGGGAGTGATTATGGAAAGTGCTTTTTTTAATCTGGGAAGAAGTTTTACACTGAACTAGTTCATGGAATCACAATGCGAACATCAAActaaaaaggagagagatagagagagaatctGACCTGCAACGACTGAGAGAGGCTAAGAGAAGAGCGGCGGCAGAGAGGGGTGTGACTGTGACATGCTggttgagagagaggtttggAATCGGTGGCTGGTGGCTGGCGGCTGGCTGAGTATGAAACGAAATGGGAGGGAGGAGAGGAAAGAACGAAGAATGAAAAAACCCAATCTGAATTTGGTGTAATCCTGTGTGTGCGCTACCTATGGTAGCAGCATACACACCCAATCAAAATTTGACAGGTATGAAAATgtatataatttcaaatataaatatatataatatttaaaaaatatataaattaattctaTTGGACCGGTTCGGATTGGACCGGTTCCTTAGGATGGAAAACCGGAACCAGAACCGGTCTGaaccggttcggtttggatttttctcggtttttgacttttttggtcaacacggtttttttcggttttttccggattggtttggttcggttttaCGGTTTTGCGGTTcaaatgcccacccctaacgCAAACTATActttattttgggtttgaggTTATTCCAAATCGAATTATTTAAAGTGAAGTTTTCGCATGTAAACACGTAATGTTATTAATTCACACATAAGcgtaatataatataaatatatacaatacATACATCGACTCATCGAACATAGTCACATATAAAGCGGAATCAAGAATTTTTCAATGGGTGGGCTAGCTAAagttattagcttaaaatCTAAGGATCAAGTTTTGTTTGGGTACTGGCCAGTTTAACATtgttgtgctgtgaaaataatcgatGTCAGATTTGCtatgagagaaatcagctgtgagatAAAGCTGTTTGGcttttggtaaactttttgttaaaaatgttGTTAGTACTgattcatggttaatcagaaaatgattctggcataatcattaaactcaATGCCTCatcgaaactgattcctgtataatcagaaaataaaagtaccTCATTATCTATTTtcctttatagctttctctcacaacaattttaaacaataagtgattttctcatagtttaccaaatgggctgggcttcccaattttttttttttttaaatcacttatcaccccaaataagcaatgtcaAATGGACACTTACTGTTTCTATAGtttttctagaaataaaaatatacattGGGATTGTAACATTCCACATCGACTAACGAAGATGGGGTAAtatgccttatatgtacatgcccacctccatctagcacgaggctttttgggagctcaGTGTCTttggagtcatgggaactccgaagttaagcgagttcgggctagagcaatcccaggatggtgACCtattgggaagttgctcgtgagctcccagaaacaaaaccgtgagggcagagagagGAGCCCAAAGTGAACAATATTGTGCTACAGCGGAATCGATCCCGAGACGTGACAgaatggtatcagagccactctccCGTGTGGTGCGAATGTGCCGACGAAGACATCGGACTTTGCATTGAAACATTAGCTAAATAGGCGTAGGGTTTGCTAAACCTTGCGTAGGTTTCGAGGTATTTTCAAAGGGCAGGCGCATCATTCAGATTGTGCATAGGTCTTAGAAGATTCTTAGAAGAACAATTTTTGATAGAGCCACAGTTCACAAGTAGGTcgagaagtttttttttttttttttttaatttatccTCTCTATGTGATGCACACTATACATACCATGTGGTGCAATTTTAAATGGCCCTTTCATGTTACAACCGCCAACATCCAAGTAAGTGACGTGGCATGCCAACTCACGCAAAATGTatttaaactttttttgtttgtttgagaATTGTATTTTAACTCTTTTATTCaactctctcctctccctgACACCTTGTTCACCACGGCAAATCGTGTAAAGTTCCAACGCAAAGAGAGCTGTGGGGAGGGTGGGCTCTGTCTATTTTTTCGATCAACTCATTGGAATTGTCCTCCTCAGTCGAGCATCTCAGGAGGTGTGCATGTTGTGTAGAGTTTCGATGTGAAACTGTAGACATGTGCTGTGGGTGCTCCACGTGGCCAAATGATGTATCCCTAACTTTGCCATCTGGATGTATCCCTAACTTTGCCATCTGCAGGCTTGGGTGTCGAAGGCTACCTTGCCCATGATCTCTTTTGTCCACGTGTCCTGCTCTTATTGGCCGTTGATTCTAGTATAAATAAGAGTCCCCCAAGTTCCTAGTTGAGAGGTATTCTTAGTTTGGACTTGCTTTTTCTTTCGATACGCGTGGATTGCCACAAGAAAGACTAATTTGGTTTGTTCGTAAGGTGCCATTCGGCGTATTTGTGGGAACAAAGGAGCCGGGGTTCTTTTGGGAGGCTTGGTTTTTTTGTATGAGACACCGTCCAGGTATTCCAAGGGTCACCAATTTGTGTTTGTGCCGTTCGATTAACATGTCATCCGAATTGGATAAACCCTAAGGACTTACTCATCCATAGCTGAAGTTAGCCTGGCAGCAATTGCAACCAAACAAATCTCAGATGCTTCAACTCGCTGAATCTCTACCATATGAACGTGAATTCGGCGCTGGTCATTCAACCCCTGGTCAAGATTGACATCGAGAAAGTAATCCCGCTCCGTTTTGCTCGTCATCATAACCCACACTGCTGATTGGAGGTGGATAGAGATGTCAGCCTTCTCCTGTTTGGCTTCTTGGAGTGAGCGAGCAGCTGATTTCTTTGCAGCAAAGAAATCCACATAGGCTGTAAAAGTGGGATGGCTTGCGACAAAATCAATGGCCACCAGAAATTCAGTGCACTTGAGGCCGGGGCGGAGGAGCTTTCTCTTCATGCAGCGATTCTCCTCTGGATTGGTAGTGTCGACCCAAACTTTGACAGGCCTCCACTCCATTCTTGCTTTCTTGAATTATATTGCTGCTTCCACTTCAATGTCTTGCGTGATGGTtaaaccgacgtggttttcCATATTCTTGCACAATGTCGAACATCACGTGCTGACTGGCATAGGTGAGGATGGAGATCGTTGATGCGATGATCAGCACGCATCAGTTCAGAGATTCTAGCCATTCGtagagagtgagagtgagagaaacAAAgcgagagacagagagagattttcaaatcaaaatccctaGAAGGTTTTACGAGTTTTAGGGGGAAGAATTGAGGTTTATTTCAATACTATATATAGGCTCTCCTTTTGTGTTAGCTGTGCCCAAACCTTTTAATAAGCGCCGTTTATGACCTTTGCGCTAGCTATGCCCAAACCTTTTAATAAGCGCCGTTAAATccctctttttatttgtttgttgttcTTTTCAATATTATTGAAAGTTTCTTAGTATTGATCagtaatatatattttgtatttgttgacgcgaaaaagtggttcggCACTTTTGGGCTCAACTTAGTGATGTCTGAGCCTTCGGAGTGCTCTGGGCCTCGATAATGTGCTCGATCTGCAAGACGAGGACATGTTCGGTAAGACCTAGGGTACCGGTGTGATACCGGCCGAAGATTTTctgatgcttaagtaagtacgaaGTTAGTAAACAATCTAGACAGAGCGATGACAAGTATGCCGAAAGTTCTAGTTACCTCCATTTTGGGACTCGTCCCCTTTTTATAGGTCTTAGGAGGTGTGCATGTTGTGTAgagtttcgatgtgggactgtagacATGTGATGTGGGTGCTCCACGTGTCCAAATGATGTATCCCTAACCTTGCCATCGGCAGGCCTGGGTGTTGTAGCAGCTCACCAACAATTCTATCTGGCTCAGTCAAGTCTGTTTCAATCACATGCACTTGGCGCCCATCCTGCAGTATATAACCTGATGTTGTAAATGATCACCATTATAAATGGACCTACTATCTAAACCGTTTCTACatcctaaaataataattaaaatgacGGGGAGGGATTGATTAGTACCAAATACTAATTTACAATATAGAGTTATCGATAAAAGTATCGACAAAATATTGACTAAATACCAGATTCTGTagattaataaaatttaaccATTATCTTAAATATAGGTAGAACCCTTATGTTATTGAGTGAGAGAATGTGACCTTCTCAATAGTGTAAGAGAGTGCTGAACCAACAACCCCAGCACCAACAATGCTAATGTCCGTTGTTGGTGCTGGGGTTTCACCTATGTCTGGTTGCAGGTACCTTGCATTCACAGAGTTTTGCAAGGAGTCACGTTTTGAGTCTTCATTGAAAACATGACCCCCCCCATCGTTGTATGACAACACCATTCTATAGATGCTAGTAAACGtaacaattaaaaaagtaaaataatgtGAAGGTGATGGTGCAAAATGAGTAATGAAGATGATAGTGGCATAGTGTCACCCTctgaatttaatttaattgttatTGTCTCTTCAAGACTTCAACAACAcataaaaagtaaaactaaTATCGGTATATGTCTACACagatgcatatatataaatatcttttacatttttctttttttccatgtCTGCTCCAATCATTGGATGATTTGGTCCATTTTTGCAGGTGTATGTGTACAAATCTTCAATGTCCCAACTTGGAGGGAGTCAgtcatttattttgaattgcAAGTCAACATCAAGAAGTGAAGAGAGCATAGGGTGCTAAGAATGATTTGTTCTCGGTAcactgttttcttttcttcaagcaTGGATGACCAGCTGAAATTGTTACATAGAAGAATCTGCATTCCTAAAGCTGTGCTAAAACATATCTTTGTGTTAATCTTGTCAATTAATTAACCGGAGGAGCTCTGTAATATGATACAACTGTCACAGGGAAGAACATTTGTCTTACTCCTTCAGAGTTGATTATGGGGAATATGATCCCTGATGCACCCTGCaaatgattgagaaaaatcaaaataattataagaaGGGCATTGTTAGATGCAACTAAAAGTCACAATGAATGGAGATATTTACACACCAAAATTAGTCTAGCTCCAACCCACATGCGTTTGGGTGAAGGAAATGGAATCAACAAGCGCCCAACAGCATAGACAGCCACAGCAAAGAAGTGAAGAACCAAGCTCAATGGATGAGGGTTTAGACCGGAGAGAATCGCCAGAGGTCCGTTTGAGAAGACCCCTCCGAGGCTCAAGTAGTCAAAGCATGCTTGGCGCATTTCCTTCCTTGCCGGGTCAGGGGATGCACAGAACACCTTGTATAGTGCACCTGCCAATGTGTTTATGGTAGAAGCCACAGGCTGCCCCAAACCAAATTAAGTACTTTTAAGTACTTTCTTATTGAAATGCATGGTGGGCATAGGAGGCTTACCTTGCGAAGGGTATAGAAGGATTCAAGGTATTTGCAAAGGGCAGGTGCATCATTCAGATTGTGCAGAGGTCTCAGAAGGTTCCTCAGAACAACAATGTCTGATAGAGCCACAGTCATGCCTCCTCCAGTTAAAGGATGCCTCATGTTGACAGCATCCCCCATTAGAAGGGCACCAGGCGTAGGATGAGGAGCAGCAGGCATGCTCCTATTGGGCATGGATTTTATGTTTCCTTTATCAGTAGCAACCATGAAAGCAGCATACATCTCAGGAGGAACCTGAGGTATTCAATTTACCCCTTAGACATCATAAAAAAGAGGGTTGGTATTTATATCACATTTACTGGTCACCTTGCAAAATGGTCAGTAAATGTGGTCCAAATAGTTTTATTCCAAAACAGACTGAAATACAATTTACATACCTGGGGTGCCACTTTGGTTTTCAAGTAGTGAGCCATTTCACCACCAGAAATGGAAGGTACTTTTTGGCCTGGTACATCAACCAGACACCGAATCTCTGTGCTGCTGATAGGATAAAACAGTATCGGTGAAGGATCTGCCAAAATTACATGCCCATGGTTTGCGTATGGAAGTTGGCAATTCTCCAGAACCAAaccaacaaaacaagaaggaaTATCAACCTGcagaaataaaatgaaaatgaattgCTTTTCAAGAGTTCATGTGTATCTCAATCAATtattctttcttgtttttgttattttacaAGATTGGCATGTTATCTTCACCTTAGGATCGCAGAGAGAGCGCCGCAGGTTTGAGCAGCATCCATCGCATACTATCGTGAGAGGAGCATGTGCAGTGAGTTCTAGGTCACCACCCTTGGATTTATACTGCACCCCCTTGATAGTACCTTTTTCCTCAAGCAAAGATGTCACTGTTCCTTGTTCCAATCTTACActgatgttgaaattttttttttaaaaaaatggacaGGAATTAGATTTCCAGCAGAGTATGTAAAACTCTTGATAGAAAGTTTGACATACCAAAAATCATGTTATAACAGTACTTAAAAGAAATGACTGAAGCATCAAGCAGAGAGAAACCTCCACGTTTTCAAGTTCTCTACAGCTTTTGGATCACAAAACACATGGCCAGCCTAGTGAAAGCAGAATAGTTTGAAAGCATTTAAAGGGAGGAAGAATACTTGGGAAGAGATGAAGCTTTTTGACGCATCCTTTGAATGAAACGCCCATGGTGAAAGCTTCTCCCAGCCACATCTGGATGGAAGTTTTCCAAAGGATATGGCAACTTGGTACTTTTCCCATCCTTGTAAAGAGCATATCCCAAAACCCGCTGAGCATCAATCTCACTCACACAATCTTCAACCAAAAAGGCATATAAGCAATTAGCCTAAATTCAAAGatgaaaatgagaaagaaagttCAACTAATTTAGAACTTGCAGGAATTATAAGTGCTATATGCCTGAACTCCTTGCTTACCCTCAAGGCCCAACTCAATTAATTTCAGGTAGCCCCCTGGTTGTAGAAGTTCACCAACGATTCTATCTGGCTCAGCCAAGTCTCTTTCAATCACATGCACTCGGCGCCCTTCCTGCAATACGCAGACATTGTAAACGAAACATTacattatattttttggtCTGCAACACTGTAATATATAAGATCTGTATCCCATTTATCATTAGGCCCAAACCAAGAAAATTTGAGGAACAAAGACAGGACATGATCATTTAGAACAGTGAAATTGCAATCTCAATCTTGATGTTAATACATACAAgctaacaaaattttattaaaatattttccaaattATCCAAATTCAGCTGATCTGGGAGACCCCAAACAGATCTCAAAGTCTTCTTTAGTTCTTATTATTTCTTCCAAATCAAGCAGAAATAGAATCCcatacaaaaatgaaactaTTTATTACATACTTTTCATGAACTTAATGACCATCCTGATCTTGAACACATAAAAGTTTAACCATTGAATTCCATAAAACCTTAAACCTCAACAAGTTATGTATCAAATTCAAACCAATATAGAAACAGGCATGAGCCCCTAAGGGAGTTAGAGAATGTCACCTTCCCAAGAGTGTAAGCAAGCGCCGAACCAACAACCCCAGCACCAACAATGATAATATCCGTACTTGCACTTATCTTCGCCTCACAAATTCCATTTTCAGAGCTCTTCAAAGAGTTCCCATTCTGATCAGTCTTCACTAAAGCTCTGGCTTTCTTCTTCCCTCTTAGTCTGTACAAGAAAGCAAACCCCAGCAGTGAAGCTATGACTGCACCAAAAATATTCTGGTAAACCATTTCCAAAGATTGGTGCAAAAAGGGTTGAAGAAGATTATGGTGGCACTCTCTGAATTTAAGTTTTTTCCAGGTGCAAAGTGTTTGAGTTTGTGCTGAGACTAAACTTGGCGCCTTTATATAGAGTGAGCCACAGTTCAAAAACTGTTTTTCGGCATAGTAAATTTTTGTGATAGAAACGTGGAAAAGTCATGCGCCCACCATTGTAAAGGGGTTGTTTACTAGGCCAAATTAGAAGAAGACAAAGTAAATCATTTGTATATGAATGCATAGGAAATTTAAGGACAATTTTCCATCATGTAGTGGCAAAATATGAATCTCAGATTGTCAATGTTTGGAGGTCTTGGATTTTTGGAGCTAAGCAGTACAAGATTTTATGTCCATGGtaagtgagtgagtgagttcTCCAAGTAAGACTTGATGTAGTCAAGAGAGGGGTTGGTAAGGTGTGAGATGGATGATATTTTTAGTGCAAATTATTAACATTTCAGCCATGCAATGCAAggtcaatatatatttttcctgGGTTTTAAAAACCATGGGTGCCAAACAGGGGGGTGACAACTTGTAGTGttaattaaaaacagaaaaaggtaGGGAGGAAGAAAATAACTTCTCTGATTCTGTAAACAAAGTACAGCATATTATTATGACTTAGAATAATATGTCAGAAAGGTGGCTGCTGGGTCAATATGTATTTgtttaattgaataaataattttttattttctttggatATGATGGAAATTACAGATCATGTAGTGTATTGAATGATATATTTTTAAGGAcactttaagaaaaataaaaaataaaaactcaggCATGAATTTCCACCTGAAATTTTTACAAGGGAGAATCTgtcttcatacaaattagcTTATCTTAAAAGGTTGAAAAGCTGTGTTTCAccattcttgttttttgtttctctggGTATGTTGTTTTCGTCATGTCAAATGATAGGAGGACCTCTTAGATATGATTGCAGGGCGGCTACAGGGCAGATCATTTGTCTTACTCCTTCAGCGTTGATTACGTGGAAAATAATTCCTAATCCACCCTGCAAAATGGGAAAAACTAAGAGATATAAGGTTGTTCATTTAGttataaattatgaaattgacAGGCTTTACATGTGAGTAAAAATCATGATGTCTTGTGTTACAAGTTAACAACCCAAATGTTTCTATACTCTCTAACATAGGGCTCATAATATTGTGATGGGACCGATGGAGGACTCGAATGATTGTCATGTGGGTTGCGaaaaaatttaggaaaatattagggttttgcagcattttgttttttccaatAGAGATACTCACCAAGATCAATCTGGCTACACTCCAGATGCGCCTTGGTGAAGGAAATGGAAGTAACGAGCGTCCAACAGCATAAAGACCCACAACAAAGACCTGGAAAATCAAGCTCAATGGACAAAGGTTTAGACCAGAGAGAAGAGCAAGaggtccatttgaaaaggtgCGTCCAAGGCTCAAATAGTCGAAGCATGCTTGGCGCATTTCCTTCATTGTTGGATCAAGGGATGCACATAACACCTTGTATGCGGCACCTGCCAATGTGTTTATGGGAAAAGCCACTTGCTGCAGCAAAACCAAGGATTATCTATGTAAAGTTACCACTAAAGTTGAGCACAAAATCAAGACCCATAGGCCTCATTAAGAACtttcaaataatttctcaATGAAATGATGTTAAGGATGTTCTGTGAAGACAAAATGCATGAAAATAGTATTAAATAGGCATAGGCTGCTTACCTTACGTTGGGTATAGAAGGACTCAAGCAATTTGCAAAGGGAGGGTGAATCATTGAGATTGTGCAGAAATCTTAGAAGATTCCTTACAACAACAACGTCTGATAGAGCCACAGTCATGCCTCCTCCAGTTATAGGATGCCGCATGTTGACTGCATCCCCCATTAGAAGGGCACCTGGGGTGGGATGAGGAGCAGCAGGCATGCTCCTATTGGgcattgattttatatttcctttctCAGTGGCAGCCAAAAAAGCATTATTCAGCTCAGGAGGAACCTGAGAATTATACAACCCGATTGATTAGTCCAAAGGGTTAGATGAGCACCTTGTGTAGCTGCGAAGTACACCCTATACATACATACCTGGGGTGCCACCTTTGTTTTCAAGTAGTAAGCCATTTCACCGCTACAAACAGAAGGTACTTTCTGGCCTGGAATATCAACGAGACAGCAGATCTCAGTGCTGCTGATTGGATAAAACATTATGAGTGAAGGATCCGCTAAAATTACATGTGCATGATTTGCATATCGAAGCTGACAATGCTCAAGAACCAAACCAACAGAACAAGAAGGAATATCAACCTGCAGAAATAACAACCATGGTTGATTTGATATgtgaaaattcaaatatacatgtatatgtcaatctatgtatgttttcttgttATTTAACAACATTGACATGAAATTTTCACCTCAGGATTGCAGAGAGAGCATCGCAAGTTTGAACAGCACCCGTCACATACAATTGTGAGGGGGGGCATGTGCAGTGATCCCCTGATGACTACCTTTGCATTTATACTGCACTCCTTTGATATTACCATTGTCTTCAAGCAGAGATATCACTGTTCCTTGTTCCAACCTTACACTGATGTCAAAACATTGAAGGAAGACATGAATTTCAAGTATGCAAATCTTATCTTGTAATATTGAACTATCTTTGTATAGTAGAAACTAGAAACATTCAGAAATCAAATCATAacattaattgaaaaattaaggacCCGTGTAGAGAGAGTCCAAGTTTAGAGATGTCACTGTTCCTTGTTCCAACCTTACACTGATGTCAAAACATTGAAGGAAGACATGAATTTCAAGTATGCAAATCTTATCTTGTAATATTGAACTATCTTTGTATAGTAGAAAC
Proteins encoded:
- the LOC117636805 gene encoding squalene monooxygenase SE1-like isoform X2 produces the protein MVYQNIFGAVIASLLGFAFLYRLRGKKKARALVKTDQNGNSLKSSENGICEAKISASTDIIIVGAGVVGSALAYTLGKEGRRVHVIERDLAEPDRIVGELLQPGGYLKLIELGLEDCVSEIDAQRVLGYALYKDGKSTKLPYPLENFHPDVAGRSFHHGRFIQRMRQKASSLPNVRLEQGTVTSLLEEKGTIKGVQYKSKGGDLELTAHAPLTIVCDGCCSNLRRSLCDPKVDIPSCFVGLVLENCQLPYANHGHVILADPSPILFYPISSTEIRCLVDVPGQKVPSISGGEMAHYLKTKVAPQVPPEMYAAFMVATDKGNIKSMPNRSMPAAPHPTPGALLMGDAVNMRHPLTGGGMTVALSDIVVLRNLLRPLHNLNDAPALCKYLESFYTLRKVHYTRCSVHPLTRQGRKCAKHALTT
- the LOC117636805 gene encoding squalene monooxygenase SE1-like isoform X1, whose product is MVYQNIFGAVIASLLGFAFLYRLRGKKKARALVKTDQNGNSLKSSENGICEAKISASTDIIIVGAGVVGSALAYTLGKEGRRVHVIERDLAEPDRIVGELLQPGGYLKLIELGLEDCVSEIDAQRVLGYALYKDGKSTKLPYPLENFHPDVAGRSFHHGRFIQRMRQKASSLPNVRLEQGTVTSLLEEKGTIKGVQYKSKGGDLELTAHAPLTIVCDGCCSNLRRSLCDPKVDIPSCFVGLVLENCQLPYANHGHVILADPSPILFYPISSTEIRCLVDVPGQKVPSISGGEMAHYLKTKVAPQVPPEMYAAFMVATDKGNIKSMPNRSMPAAPHPTPGALLMGDAVNMRHPLTGGGMTVALSDIVVLRNLLRPLHNLNDAPALCKYLESFYTLRKPVASTINTLAGALYKVFCASPDPARKEMRQACFDYLSLGGVFSNGPLAILSGLNPHPLSLVLHFFAVAVYAVGRLLIPFPSPKRMWVGARLILGASGIIFPIINSEGVRQMFFPVTVVSYYRAPPVN